One window of Dyadobacter sandarakinus genomic DNA carries:
- a CDS encoding glutamine synthetase III family protein gives MTFRSKAFEIAQGRVSPVLSPPSEKVADLYGSNTFSDQVMKTLLSAEAYTRISNAIRSGSIIDRDVAEEVAAAMKSWAISKGATHYTHWFQPLTGTTAEKHDSFFDLTLDGKAVEKFKGSALVQQEPDASSFPSGGLRATFEARGYTGWDPSSPAFLMDNGAGGKTLCIPSVFISYTGEALDYKAPLLRSLVMLDKAATAVSQYFNRDVDKVTPTLGIEQEYFLVDKALYYARPDLLMTGRTVFGHSPARGQQLDDHYFGSISPRVNAFMVDFEFEALKLGIPVRTRHNEVAPGQYECAPTFEEVNLAVDHNALLMDLMQKVGDRHNFQVLFHEKPFAGINGSGKHNNWSLNTNTGINLLQPTSKPKENLRFLTFLINVVKAVHDHADLLRASICSAGNEHRLGANEAPPSIISVFLGKDLTTMLEELVNKGEITLEKGENFYYKLGISRIPNLQRDNTDRNRTSPFCFTGNKFEYRAVGSSQNSASPMIILNTIVANQLMEFRRDMEERLSAGEEKKVAVVGILKRYFTESKDILFEGNGYSEEWVKMAESRGLSNISATYDALYAYTSDSTIQVFERMGILSARELNARYEIELENYVKKLQIESRVIGDLSLNHIVSTVVKYQFKLAQTARSLTDLEMLEEAAPIREIIRDISSHVVVIKKLVHDMTEARKAANAVEDLYERAKRYGSEVKGYFEQIRYHVDKLELLIDDEDWPLAKYREMLFLE, from the coding sequence ATGACATTTCGCTCCAAGGCATTTGAAATTGCCCAGGGCCGGGTCTCACCGGTTCTGTCCCCTCCATCAGAGAAAGTAGCCGACCTTTACGGCAGCAATACATTCAGTGACCAGGTCATGAAAACCCTGCTTTCGGCAGAGGCTTATACCCGGATCTCCAATGCAATCCGCTCGGGCTCGATCATTGACCGGGATGTGGCCGAAGAAGTAGCTGCGGCCATGAAGTCGTGGGCGATTTCCAAAGGCGCCACGCACTACACGCACTGGTTTCAGCCACTCACAGGCACTACCGCCGAAAAGCACGACTCCTTTTTTGATCTTACCCTCGACGGAAAAGCCGTGGAGAAGTTCAAGGGAAGCGCACTTGTGCAACAGGAGCCGGATGCATCTTCGTTCCCGAGCGGCGGATTGCGCGCTACCTTTGAAGCGCGTGGCTATACCGGCTGGGATCCCAGCTCGCCTGCATTCCTGATGGACAACGGGGCGGGCGGCAAAACACTCTGCATTCCTTCGGTATTTATATCCTATACAGGTGAGGCGCTGGATTACAAGGCACCTTTGCTGCGTTCGCTTGTGATGCTCGACAAGGCTGCCACTGCCGTGAGCCAGTATTTTAACCGCGACGTGGACAAGGTAACTCCGACCCTCGGCATTGAGCAGGAGTATTTTCTGGTTGATAAAGCATTGTATTACGCCCGGCCCGACCTGCTGATGACCGGGCGCACGGTATTCGGTCATAGTCCTGCACGCGGCCAGCAGCTGGACGATCACTACTTCGGGTCCATCTCGCCCAGGGTAAATGCATTCATGGTCGATTTTGAGTTTGAAGCATTGAAACTGGGGATTCCGGTCAGGACGCGCCATAATGAGGTAGCACCCGGCCAGTACGAGTGTGCGCCCACTTTTGAAGAAGTAAACCTGGCCGTGGACCACAATGCATTGCTGATGGACCTGATGCAGAAGGTAGGCGACCGGCATAATTTCCAGGTTCTTTTTCATGAAAAACCATTTGCAGGAATCAATGGAAGCGGAAAGCATAATAACTGGTCGCTGAATACGAATACCGGAATTAACCTCCTGCAGCCAACTTCCAAACCCAAGGAAAACCTGCGCTTCCTGACTTTCCTTATTAATGTAGTGAAAGCTGTGCACGACCATGCGGACCTGCTGCGTGCCTCAATATGCTCGGCTGGAAACGAGCACCGGCTGGGTGCGAATGAAGCGCCGCCCTCCATTATTTCTGTTTTTTTGGGGAAAGATCTCACTACGATGCTGGAAGAGCTGGTTAATAAGGGAGAGATTACCCTGGAAAAAGGGGAAAATTTTTACTATAAACTCGGCATTTCGCGCATTCCCAACCTGCAAAGGGACAACACCGACCGCAACCGGACTTCTCCTTTTTGTTTTACCGGAAATAAATTTGAGTACCGGGCTGTGGGCAGCTCGCAGAACAGTGCCTCGCCCATGATTATCCTGAACACGATCGTCGCAAACCAGCTGATGGAGTTCCGTCGCGATATGGAAGAGCGGCTCTCTGCCGGGGAGGAGAAAAAGGTAGCGGTTGTGGGAATTTTAAAAAGATATTTTACGGAATCAAAAGACATCCTGTTTGAAGGAAATGGTTACTCTGAGGAATGGGTGAAAATGGCAGAAAGCCGCGGACTGAGCAACATCAGTGCCACTTATGATGCATTGTATGCTTACACCAGCGACAGTACCATTCAGGTTTTTGAACGAATGGGGATACTCTCGGCCCGTGAGCTGAATGCACGGTACGAAATTGAGCTCGAAAATTATGTTAAAAAGTTACAGATCGAATCCAGGGTAATCGGCGATCTTTCATTGAACCACATCGTGTCTACCGTGGTCAAATACCAGTTTAAGCTGGCACAAACCGCCCGCTCACTTACTGACCTGGAAATGCTGGAAGAAGCCGCGCCGATCAGGGAAATCATCCGGGACATATCCTCGCACGTGGTTGTGATTAAAAAACTGGTGCATGATATGACCGAAGCGCGCAAGGCTGCCAATGCTGTGGAAGACCTTTATGAAAGGGCAAAACGCTATGGTTCAGAGGTAAAAGGCTACTTTGAACAAATCCGCTACCATGTCGACAAGTTGGAGCTGCTCATTGATGATGAGGACTGGCCTTTGGCCAAATACCGCGAAATGCTATTTTTGGAATAG
- a CDS encoding glutamine synthetase beta-grasp domain-containing protein, translating into MSKAKLEYIWLDGYKPTQSLRSKTKIENDFSGKLEDCAMWSFDGSSTEQAPGGSSDCLLKPVYIIPDPQRKNGYLVMCEVLNADGTAHESNGRATIEDDDNDFWFGFEQEYFLWDNETNKPLGFPANGYPAPQGPYYCSVGAKNAYGREIIEEHLDVCLDAGLNVEGINAEVAAGQWEFQIFAKGAKEAGDQIWLGRYLLERIGEKYGVSINWHCKPLGDLDWNGSGMHANFSNGVLRTAGSKETFDKVCEAFRPVVKEHIDVYGADNHLRLTGKHETASIHDFSYGVSDRGASIRIPVMVPQKGWSGYLEDRRPNSAADPYKVAARIIKTVKSAV; encoded by the coding sequence ATGTCAAAAGCCAAGCTGGAATATATTTGGTTGGATGGCTATAAGCCGACCCAAAGTTTACGCAGCAAAACCAAAATTGAAAACGATTTTAGTGGAAAACTGGAAGATTGCGCAATGTGGTCGTTTGATGGCTCATCTACCGAGCAGGCTCCCGGCGGTTCTTCCGACTGTTTACTGAAACCTGTTTACATTATTCCTGATCCACAGCGCAAAAATGGCTACCTGGTAATGTGCGAGGTATTGAACGCTGACGGAACCGCTCACGAATCAAACGGTCGTGCAACTATCGAGGACGACGATAACGACTTCTGGTTCGGATTTGAACAAGAATATTTCCTTTGGGACAACGAGACCAACAAACCACTGGGCTTCCCTGCCAATGGCTACCCGGCTCCGCAAGGTCCATACTACTGCTCAGTAGGCGCAAAAAATGCTTACGGACGCGAAATTATCGAGGAACACCTTGACGTTTGTCTGGATGCCGGCCTGAACGTTGAAGGTATCAATGCTGAGGTGGCAGCAGGACAGTGGGAATTTCAGATCTTCGCAAAAGGCGCGAAAGAAGCTGGTGACCAGATCTGGCTGGGCCGCTACCTGCTTGAAAGAATCGGTGAAAAATACGGTGTATCCATCAACTGGCACTGCAAGCCGCTTGGCGACCTTGACTGGAATGGTTCAGGCATGCACGCCAACTTCTCAAATGGTGTTTTGAGAACTGCCGGAAGCAAAGAAACTTTCGATAAAGTTTGCGAAGCATTCCGTCCCGTAGTGAAAGAGCACATTGATGTTTACGGCGCTGATAACCACCTGCGTTTGACCGGAAAGCACGAAACTGCTTCTATCCACGATTTCAGCTACGGTGTTTCTGACCGTGGTGCTTCTATCCGTATCCCTGTCATGGTTCCTCAAAAAGGATGGAGCGGATACCTGGAAGATCGTCGCCCGAACTCGGCTGCTGATCCCTATAAAGTTGCTGCACGTATTATCAAAACCGTTAAATCTGCGGTTTAG
- a CDS encoding DUF4159 domain-containing protein, with product MYIRHILTAFLLCITLATQAQSSLKIAKLKYGGGGDWYANKTSLPNLIKFCNAELKMNINPTEDVVEVGSQDIFAYPFVHMTGHGNVVFSDAEAVNLRNYLLSGGFLHVDDNYGLDQFIRREMKKVFPELSFVELPYDHPIYHVKYNFPEGLPKVHEHDGKQPQGFGLIWQGRLICYYSYETDLGNGWEDQSVYNDPEEMRRKALQMGANLLSYAFMIL from the coding sequence ATGTACATCCGGCACATACTCACAGCTTTCCTCCTTTGCATTACTCTTGCCACACAGGCGCAGTCTTCACTGAAAATCGCCAAGTTAAAATATGGGGGAGGGGGCGACTGGTATGCCAACAAAACCTCTTTGCCCAACCTGATCAAATTCTGCAATGCCGAGCTGAAAATGAACATCAATCCGACCGAAGATGTCGTGGAGGTGGGTAGCCAGGATATTTTTGCATACCCGTTTGTACATATGACCGGTCACGGGAATGTGGTTTTTTCGGATGCAGAGGCAGTTAATCTGCGGAATTACCTGCTTTCGGGCGGGTTCCTGCATGTGGATGATAACTATGGGCTCGACCAGTTTATCAGGCGGGAGATGAAAAAGGTTTTTCCTGAACTGAGCTTTGTCGAGTTGCCGTATGATCATCCCATTTATCACGTCAAGTATAACTTTCCCGAAGGCCTTCCGAAAGTACATGAGCATGATGGCAAGCAGCCGCAGGGGTTCGGGCTGATCTGGCAGGGACGGCTTATTTGCTATTACAGCTATGAAACCGATCTCGGGAATGGGTGGGAAGATCAGAGCGTGTACAATGATCCCGAAGAAATGCGCCGGAAAGCACTTCAGATGGGCGCTAACCTGCTGAGTTACGCTTTCATGATATTGTAA
- the mtaB gene encoding tRNA (N(6)-L-threonylcarbamoyladenosine(37)-C(2))-methylthiotransferase MtaB, producing the protein MKKVAFYTLGCKLNYSETSSIARMFEQKGYAKVEFNESPDIFIINTCSVTENADKKCRKIVREAQKINADGFVAVIGCYAQLKPKEISEIPGVDAVLGAAEKFRLADLIDTFEKTPSNAPAWVVASHIDNAIEYHTSYSLNDRTRTFLKVQDGCDYPCSYCTIPLARGKSRSDSIVNVVNAAREIAARDVKEIVLTGVNIGDFGIREGERKESFLQLIKALDEVEGIERFRISSIEPNLLTDEIIEFVAQSKRFAPHFHIPLQSGSNKVLGMMKRRYKRELYTERVAKIKSLMPDCCIGVDVIVGHAGETRELFEETYQFLNELDVSYLHVFTYSERENTAALAIRPIVAKSERAERSRMLHILSDKKKRFFYEQQLNKQGKVLFEDEVQNGQMLGFTENYVRVAVKYDPLLINETKEVRYDHINEEGLMEVTETEAFVLA; encoded by the coding sequence ATGAAAAAAGTAGCATTCTATACACTCGGCTGCAAGCTGAACTACTCCGAAACCTCCTCCATTGCAAGAATGTTTGAGCAGAAGGGTTATGCCAAAGTGGAGTTCAATGAGTCGCCGGATATATTTATCATCAACACCTGCTCGGTTACCGAGAATGCAGATAAAAAATGCCGCAAGATCGTGCGTGAGGCACAAAAGATCAATGCGGACGGATTTGTGGCGGTGATCGGCTGCTACGCCCAGCTCAAACCCAAAGAAATATCCGAGATCCCCGGCGTGGACGCAGTATTGGGCGCTGCCGAGAAATTCAGGCTGGCAGATCTGATTGATACTTTTGAAAAAACACCCAGCAATGCCCCTGCCTGGGTAGTTGCCTCGCACATCGACAATGCAATTGAGTACCATACCTCCTACTCGCTGAACGACCGCACCCGCACCTTCCTGAAAGTGCAGGACGGCTGCGATTATCCCTGCTCGTACTGCACCATTCCGCTGGCCCGAGGCAAAAGCCGGTCCGACAGTATTGTAAATGTGGTGAATGCCGCCCGTGAAATTGCAGCACGGGACGTGAAGGAAATTGTACTGACGGGTGTTAATATCGGCGACTTTGGTATCCGGGAAGGTGAAAGAAAAGAAAGCTTCCTGCAATTGATCAAAGCGCTTGACGAAGTGGAAGGCATTGAAAGGTTCCGTATTTCATCCATTGAACCCAATCTGCTGACCGACGAGATCATTGAGTTTGTGGCACAATCCAAACGTTTTGCTCCGCACTTCCATATCCCGCTGCAATCCGGGTCCAATAAGGTGCTGGGAATGATGAAACGTCGCTATAAGCGTGAGCTTTATACCGAAAGGGTAGCCAAAATCAAATCGCTTATGCCCGATTGCTGCATTGGGGTGGATGTGATCGTGGGCCATGCGGGTGAAACCCGCGAACTTTTTGAAGAAACGTACCAGTTTTTGAATGAGCTGGATGTTTCGTACCTGCACGTATTTACCTACTCCGAGCGCGAAAACACCGCCGCACTTGCCATACGGCCCATAGTAGCCAAAAGCGAGCGGGCAGAGCGGTCCAGAATGCTGCATATTTTATCCGACAAAAAGAAAAGGTTCTTTTACGAACAACAACTGAATAAGCAGGGTAAGGTGTTGTTTGAAGACGAAGTTCAGAATGGACAAATGCTGGGCTTTACGGAGAACTATGTGCGGGTAGCTGTAAAGTATGACCCGCTGCTGATCAATGAAACCAAGGAAGTACGCTACGATCATATTAATGAAGAAGGATTGATGGAAGTGACCGAGACAGAGGCCTTCGTACTCGCCTGA
- a CDS encoding ammonium transporter, translating into MEKRSFVPLIILLIVSILGALVPNVPTQIVTEGVNGGDTAWMLVSSALVLLMTPGLAYFYGGMVNNKNVISTMLQSFIAMGVISVAWVVVGFSLAFGEDIGGFIGNPMTHFMFRGVLDGPVWGTIPFALFAMFQLKFAVITPALVTGSMAERVNFRSYVLFIILFCVFIYSPLAHMTWHADGLLFKMGVLDFAGGTVVHMSAGWAALAGALYLKRRKSLMDDHVLPPANIPFVLLGTGLLWFGWFGFNAGSALTASPLAVSAFATTNTAAGAAGLAWVLFDAAKGKKVSALGFCIGAVVGLVAITPAAGFVTVPSSLFIGTVAAIISNYIAHLRSRSTLDDTLDVFPCHGVGGMVGMLMTGIFATSGVNSLVTDQGLAFGETTLFINHVIALVGVSVFAFVGSLVLLKVTDLILPLRVSESDERAGLDISQHDEFLVEA; encoded by the coding sequence ATGGAAAAACGCTCTTTTGTCCCACTGATTATCCTGTTGATAGTCAGCATCCTTGGCGCCCTGGTACCCAACGTCCCAACCCAGATTGTCACCGAAGGTGTGAACGGGGGTGATACGGCCTGGATGCTTGTATCGTCTGCGCTGGTGCTTCTGATGACACCAGGCCTTGCCTACTTTTACGGTGGAATGGTGAACAACAAAAATGTGATTTCCACAATGCTCCAGAGCTTTATCGCCATGGGGGTAATCAGTGTTGCCTGGGTTGTGGTTGGATTCAGCCTCGCTTTTGGTGAAGATATTGGTGGTTTTATTGGCAATCCCATGACCCACTTCATGTTCAGGGGCGTGCTCGACGGGCCGGTCTGGGGAACAATCCCGTTTGCATTGTTCGCGATGTTCCAGCTGAAATTTGCCGTGATCACCCCGGCGCTTGTGACCGGCTCGATGGCAGAACGTGTGAATTTCCGTTCGTATGTACTGTTCATCATCCTGTTCTGCGTATTCATTTACTCGCCGCTCGCCCACATGACGTGGCATGCCGACGGCCTTCTTTTCAAAATGGGTGTTCTTGACTTTGCCGGCGGTACCGTCGTGCATATGTCTGCCGGATGGGCTGCACTTGCCGGCGCACTTTACCTGAAAAGACGCAAATCCCTGATGGACGATCACGTGCTTCCTCCTGCAAACATTCCGTTTGTACTGCTTGGAACAGGTTTGCTCTGGTTCGGATGGTTCGGCTTTAATGCAGGTTCTGCGCTTACAGCATCGCCGCTTGCCGTGTCTGCTTTTGCAACGACCAACACTGCCGCAGGTGCCGCAGGTCTTGCATGGGTATTATTTGATGCTGCCAAAGGCAAGAAAGTTTCAGCTCTTGGTTTCTGTATCGGTGCAGTAGTTGGTCTGGTGGCCATTACGCCTGCTGCCGGTTTCGTAACGGTTCCTTCGTCCCTGTTTATCGGTACTGTCGCAGCCATTATTTCCAACTACATCGCTCACCTGCGTTCACGTTCAACACTGGACGATACGCTGGATGTGTTTCCATGCCACGGTGTAGGCGGTATGGTAGGTATGCTGATGACGGGTATCTTCGCAACAAGCGGCGTTAACTCGCTGGTGACTGATCAAGGTCTTGCTTTTGGTGAAACTACCCTGTTTATCAACCACGTGATTGCGCTGGTAGGTGTGTCGGTGTTCGCTTTTGTAGGCTCACTGGTGCTCCTCAAAGTGACTGACCTGATTTTGCCGCTGCGTGTTTCCGAATCGGACGAAAGAGCCGGTCTGGATATCAGCCAGCACGACGAATTTCTTGTAGAAGCATAA
- a CDS encoding RsmE family RNA methyltransferase has translation MHLFFQPDPGTFELDEEEARHSTKVLRLTSGEVIYVTDGKGMLARCILNVQGRRVGYEIVEKVVQPRRPYRVNMGIAPTRKAERNEWMVEKMTEMGVDRIDFLITEHTHQETMNRVVNLTRLTRIAVAAMKQSQQFYMPEITVNNQLDTFIKSRTEAVRLIAYVPGHDTVPHVFSKVKQHSDTSLLIGPEGDFTPEEVSLALDHGFETVSLGPTRLRTETAAVSGCHAINLAQFLG, from the coding sequence ATGCATTTGTTTTTTCAGCCGGATCCCGGCACGTTTGAACTGGACGAGGAAGAAGCCCGGCACAGCACCAAAGTACTGCGCCTGACTTCGGGTGAAGTGATTTACGTAACCGACGGCAAGGGTATGCTCGCCAGGTGTATTCTGAATGTGCAGGGGCGGCGTGTAGGTTATGAAATTGTTGAAAAGGTGGTGCAGCCCAGGAGGCCATACCGCGTGAACATGGGCATCGCACCTACGCGCAAGGCGGAGCGCAATGAATGGATGGTTGAAAAAATGACCGAAATGGGAGTGGACCGCATTGATTTCCTGATTACCGAGCATACCCACCAGGAAACCATGAACCGCGTCGTGAACCTGACCAGGCTGACGCGCATTGCGGTAGCAGCCATGAAGCAGTCGCAACAATTTTATATGCCCGAAATTACAGTAAATAACCAGCTGGATACGTTTATAAAGTCCAGAACCGAGGCGGTCAGACTGATTGCGTATGTTCCCGGGCATGACACGGTACCCCACGTTTTCAGCAAGGTAAAGCAGCATTCGGATACCAGCCTGCTGATCGGTCCGGAAGGGGATTTCACCCCGGAGGAAGTATCACTCGCTCTCGACCACGGTTTTGAAACCGTATCTCTGGGACCCACAAGGTTACGGACAGAAACAGCCGCTGTCTCCGGCTGTCACGCGATCAATCTGGCGCAGTTTTTGGGGTAG
- a CDS encoding LTA synthase family protein, protein MRNRIAFLALYGLCWTLLFQFFRIVFFLYHYQKALEIAPSLWASSAFHGLRMDISFASYLLLIPTLAMLFTTRSTSWYQRFMLIYSGIMAFVIVLLVVTDLELFRAWGFRIDGTSLHYLETPREAFASMGAAPVVPLLLLVAVLWALSARLLQIIVRRCTSRFTRIPLYLSIPVFPALAAMLIIPIRGGLQLAPMNESAVYFSDKSFANYAAVNVAWNFMASVFNNTYSQKNPFIYFEGQKDADMVGSLYPAPEQHEQVISREKPVNLIIIIWESFTAKVAGSLGGLPEVTPQFNRLSSEGLLFTQIYASGNRSDKGMVSILSGYPAQPTHSIIKIPKKTRSLPSLPGALHDRGWYTSFYYGGETEFANMKSYFLQQHFDRIIDRNDFDEKDMNSKWGAHDHVVLNRVINDLDRQKQPFFTTVFTLSSHEPFEVPVPTAIPGNDSEHLFLNAHHYTDEAIGDFIKTAKTKPWWDNTLIVILADHGHPLPDLHRPKPSEFHIPMLWLGGALTRAPGQVTTLSSQTDLAATLLAQFNVPAGEFRWSSDILSKNKVPFAYFAFNNGLGWMRPDGFLVRDNIGGNITERQGALGSQEPDLARAYLQASFSDYVKR, encoded by the coding sequence ATGCGTAACAGAATTGCCTTTCTTGCCCTGTACGGGCTGTGCTGGACATTATTATTTCAATTTTTCAGGATCGTATTTTTCCTGTACCATTATCAGAAAGCACTGGAGATCGCACCATCGCTTTGGGCAAGCAGTGCATTTCACGGCTTGCGGATGGATATTTCATTTGCATCCTACCTGCTGCTGATACCCACGCTGGCCATGCTGTTTACCACCCGGAGCACAAGCTGGTACCAGCGCTTTATGCTGATATACAGCGGCATCATGGCTTTTGTCATTGTACTCCTGGTTGTAACAGACCTGGAATTGTTCCGGGCCTGGGGCTTTCGCATTGACGGAACCTCCCTGCACTATCTGGAAACGCCGCGCGAAGCATTTGCATCCATGGGCGCTGCGCCGGTCGTTCCCCTGCTGCTCCTGGTGGCGGTGCTCTGGGCGCTGTCAGCCCGGCTACTGCAGATCATTGTTCGCAGGTGCACTTCCCGCTTTACGCGCATTCCTTTATACCTGAGCATTCCTGTTTTCCCGGCACTGGCAGCAATGCTGATCATCCCCATACGGGGCGGTTTGCAGCTGGCCCCGATGAATGAAAGTGCGGTGTATTTCAGTGACAAGAGCTTCGCAAACTATGCGGCGGTGAATGTAGCCTGGAACTTCATGGCGTCGGTCTTTAACAATACCTACTCCCAAAAAAACCCTTTTATCTATTTCGAAGGACAAAAAGATGCTGATATGGTAGGATCGCTCTACCCGGCTCCGGAGCAGCATGAGCAGGTGATCAGCAGGGAAAAGCCGGTGAACCTGATCATTATTATATGGGAAAGCTTTACAGCCAAAGTAGCAGGCAGCCTTGGCGGCCTCCCGGAAGTGACGCCTCAGTTCAACAGGCTCTCGTCGGAGGGACTGCTCTTTACCCAAATATATGCGAGCGGGAACCGCAGCGACAAGGGCATGGTATCCATCCTGAGCGGCTACCCGGCCCAGCCGACCCACTCCATCATTAAAATTCCTAAAAAGACACGCTCGCTGCCTTCACTGCCGGGCGCATTGCATGATCGCGGATGGTATACTTCGTTTTACTACGGCGGCGAAACCGAATTTGCCAATATGAAGTCCTACTTCCTGCAGCAGCATTTTGATAGGATCATCGACAGAAATGATTTTGATGAAAAAGATATGAACTCCAAATGGGGCGCTCACGATCATGTGGTACTCAATCGCGTGATCAATGATCTGGACAGGCAAAAACAACCGTTTTTCACCACTGTTTTCACCCTCAGCAGCCACGAGCCCTTTGAAGTGCCCGTACCCACGGCCATACCCGGTAACGATTCGGAACATTTATTCCTGAACGCCCATCATTATACCGACGAAGCAATCGGTGATTTTATAAAAACAGCCAAAACCAAACCCTGGTGGGATAATACACTCATTGTGATCCTGGCAGACCACGGCCATCCCCTGCCCGACCTGCACCGGCCCAAACCTTCGGAATTCCACATTCCCATGCTTTGGCTGGGCGGAGCGCTCACCAGGGCGCCGGGCCAAGTTACCACGCTCTCCTCACAGACAGACCTGGCGGCGACGCTTTTGGCCCAGTTTAATGTACCGGCCGGCGAATTCAGGTGGAGCAGTGATATTCTTTCCAAAAACAAGGTACCCTTCGCCTATTTCGCGTTTAACAATGGCCTGGGCTGGATGCGGCCTGATGGTTTTCTGGTCAGGGACAACATCGGGGGCAACATCACGGAGCGGCAGGGCGCATTGGGAAGTCAGGAGCCAGACCTTGCCAGGGCCTATTTGCAGGCATCTTTCAGTGATTATGTAAAGCGTTGA
- a CDS encoding acyl-CoA desaturase → MYVVLIVFAVHWYLSLFCQTFFLHRYSAHKMFLMSKPWERFFYLLTYISQGSSYLSPRAYAILHRMHHAFSDTERDPHSPHHTKNVFTMMWETKHIYNAVLHRKRAIENRFERNYPEWNFVEKLGDSWASRIGWGIIYLSFYVLAYKYLDMHWAFFFLLPIHFLMGPIHGAIVNWSGHKYGYQNFDNRDESKNSLIFDFLMLGELFQNNHHKRPNSINFGSRWYEVDPTYPVIRLLSRLKIIEIRKKH, encoded by the coding sequence ATGTACGTAGTCCTTATCGTTTTTGCAGTACATTGGTACCTATCTCTATTCTGCCAGACATTTTTCCTGCACCGCTATTCTGCTCATAAAATGTTCCTCATGAGCAAACCATGGGAGCGCTTTTTTTACCTGCTTACGTACATATCCCAAGGCTCCTCATACCTTAGTCCGCGCGCATACGCCATTCTCCACCGGATGCACCATGCATTCAGCGATACCGAAAGAGATCCGCACTCACCACACCATACCAAAAATGTTTTTACGATGATGTGGGAGACAAAGCATATTTACAATGCAGTACTGCACCGCAAGCGCGCCATCGAAAACCGTTTTGAACGCAATTACCCTGAGTGGAATTTTGTGGAAAAGCTGGGCGATTCATGGGCCTCACGCATTGGCTGGGGTATCATCTACCTGTCGTTTTACGTCCTGGCCTACAAGTATCTGGATATGCACTGGGCATTTTTCTTCCTGCTGCCTATTCACTTTCTGATGGGACCGATCCACGGTGCAATTGTCAACTGGAGCGGTCACAAATATGGCTACCAGAATTTCGACAACAGAGACGAGTCCAAAAACTCACTGATCTTCGATTTCCTTATGCTGGGTGAACTCTTCCAGAACAACCACCACAAGCGTCCCAACTCTATCAATTTCGGATCCAGATGGTATGAAGTTGATCCAACTTACCCCGTCATCCGCCTGCTCAGCCGGCTGAAGATTATTGAGATTAGGAAAAAGCATTAA